The Candidatus Eremiobacteraceae bacterium sequence TAGTCGCTCGATAGTTTTGCCGGCCGCCGAACTCAGAGATATCGTGTATTTTGGCGCCGCGCAAGCCTCTCCGACGAATCGCGCTGCTCCGAGATTGCGATGATCGGGCTGCCCACGCAGTGCGGATCCGCAGATAAAGAATAGTTTTTCGTGCATGTGCGCTTCGCAAATGCGTCGCTGGACTACATGCCTCCGATAATCCCCATCTTTATGTAGACAGCGCGGCCGTCACGAAAGACTACAACTGCGAAATAATTGCTGAACTCCGTGCAGCGCTTCGGCAATGGGCATTTCTTGAGCACAGACAGTGCCGAGTAGTGAGCGTCCAACGATCGTACTGCAGAGACGGAAATGTCGAGGTCGGTCGCCGCTTGCCGTGGTGTCACTCCAAGTCTCAATCCACGCGCTGACACAACACCGGAAAGGTTCCGTGCTGGAATCTTCGATGGAGGCGAAGCCGAGTACGAGATCTGGTCATCCCATCCGCCGTCGTCGTTATAGCCAGTGCCTGCAGCGATGTGGTGAATCGGATCGTACACCCAACTCGACCCTACGCCGGCAGTCGGAAGCGCGAGCCCAGGATACCCGAGACCATTTTGACCCCGCTTCTTCCATGCTTCGTATGGATTTCGTCCAAAATGATCCTCGACCGGTGTCTGTACGGTGAAGAGCAATCCCCCCTGCCATGCTTGTGGTGCGGTGTGCTCGGCCCAGGACGAGAGCGTTTCAAGATTATCCGCGTTAGCGACGCAGGCGGAAGCAACACCAAGAGCAAGAATGGTCAAGATAACGCGAGCACGCACGTGAGTTGAATTCAGAGTCGCACGAAGCATATATAGACCTCCTTCAAAACACATCTTTCGGGTACGGGGTCGGCTGGTCTTGCAAGAACTCGAGCGTGAGTACTACTAGGCACTCATACATCTCCCAGACGGTTTCGTTTCCGTTCAAGTCGTCTTTCAAGACGACATGTGACGAATCTGCGTCACCGGAAAGAATCGAATCATCCCTTCGTTAAGCCCCAGGCTTGACATTTTTTCCATCGAGCAGCTCACCTACGGACGAAGGAGCACGATCGTGCAAGAAGCGCTACCCGCAAACTTTCGAAACAACGAAGACGTCAAGTACGGCTTGTTGCGCGTTGTCGACATTCCAGCCGAAGTGTCCGCTAACGCGCCCTGGTTCAATCAAACCCTCACGACCGTCGACGATGCCGTCGTTCGTCTGGGACTTTTCCAGGGGGAGTTCCCATGGCACAAGCATGTCGATCAAGACGAGTTCTTTCTCGTCCTAGACGGCGAAATATCGCTCGACGTTGAGGGTCTCGACAGTGTCGTACTCACACGACACCAAGGCTTCACCGTACCAAAAGGGACGATGCACCGCCCGCGTTCGCCGCAGCGTTCCGTCGTCCTAATGGTTGAGTCCTTGGGGATCGTTCCCACTGGCGATTAGAAATCAGCTCTAAGGAGTTCGCCAACGTATGGATCCTACCGAGGTTGATGACACCCTCCGGCACCGGACGTTGACCATACGACGACCGCGCACGCTGAAATCTTCATGAAACTTTTTTTACCATCAATATCGCGCGGGCAGAGGAGGACGCATACGGTCTACGACTCGAAACGACCGTGACATCTCGCATTGTCGGCTTTGATCCGGAGGTCATTGTGTTTCGAGGAGTAGTGACGGCATCGCTCGTCTCGCTCGCGCTCGTCGGTTGCAGTGCGCAAAGTCTGTCGCCGCTGCAGCGCGCCGACCCATCGGTCCCGACCTCGCATGCCATCCACGCCGATAGCGGATTCAACGTGCAGCCGCAGCTAGCGGTTCTGAAGTGGAATCCCACGTCTATCAAGCTGACCGACGCCGGGCCTTATGTTGCAACAACATTGAAGTCGACAAAGGGCGATA is a genomic window containing:
- a CDS encoding cupin domain-containing protein yields the protein MQEALPANFRNNEDVKYGLLRVVDIPAEVSANAPWFNQTLTTVDDAVVRLGLFQGEFPWHKHVDQDEFFLVLDGEISLDVEGLDSVVLTRHQGFTVPKGTMHRPRSPQRSVVLMVESLGIVPTGD